A region of Lycium barbarum isolate Lr01 chromosome 1, ASM1917538v2, whole genome shotgun sequence DNA encodes the following proteins:
- the LOC132601154 gene encoding transcription factor MYB1R1-like — translation MSSACSDKSSSSSMTGGLGGGEKEIMLFGVRVKVDPMRKSVSLNNLSQYEEPNTNNSNNSNNGGDNINESSKVVDEGYASADDAVQHQSNNGRERKRGVPWTEEEHKLFLLGLQKVGKGDWRGISRNFVKTRTPTQVASHAQKYFLRRSNLNRRRRRSSLFDITTDLVSVMPIEDGENKQEIPVLAPATLPTAETTKTNAFPVAPAVGPIMLPAQIDKSRESPTLFQRDQGNSSMLVRPVPMFSMPNPSTMIDLNANQNSTIEPSSLSLRLSLSLDQGQASSTRHPAFKVMSSFSNGESIIRVA, via the exons ATGTCTAGCGCATGTAGCGACAAGTCATCATCGTCGTCGATGACCGGCGGTTTAGGAGGAGGGGAAAAGGAAATCATGTTGTTTGGTGTGAGAGTTAAAGTTGATCCTATGAGGAAAAGCGTCAGTCTCAACAATCTGTCACAGTACGAGGAACCAAATACTAACAACAGCAATAATAGCAACAATGGTGGTGATAATATCAACGAGTCATCTAAAGTGGTTGATGAAGGTTATGCTTCTGCAGATGACGCTGTTCAACACCAGTCCAACAATGGTCGTGAGCGTAAGCGAG GAGTTCCATGGACGGAGGAAGAGCACAAGTTATTCCTTTTAGGATTGCAGAAAGTGGGAAAAGGAGACTGGAGAGGAATCTCTAGAAACTTCGTAAAGACTCGCACACCGACACAAGTTGCTAGTCATGCTCAGAAGTATTTCCTCCGCCGAAGCAACCTCAACCGTCGTCGTCGCCGATCCAGCCTCTTTGATATCACCACTGATTTG GTATCAGTAATGCCAATAGAGGATGGGGAAAATAAGCAAGAAATCCCAGTTCTAGCACCAGCAACATTACCTACCGCAGAAACTACCAAAACCAATGCATTTCCGGTGGCACCAGCTGTTGGTCCTATCATGTTACCAGCACAGATTGATAAGTCAAGAGAGAGTCCAACTCTGTTTCAACGAGATCAAGGCAATTCATCGATGCTGGTTCGTCCTGTTCCTATGTTTTCAATGCCCAATCCATCAACAATGATCGACCTTAACGCGAACCAGAACTCAACAATTGAGCCATCGTCTTTGTCACTGAGATTATCCTTGTCACTAGATCAAGGACAAGCATCATCTACTAGACACCCGGCATTTAAAGTGATGTCAAGCTTCAGCAATGGAGAAAGCATCATCAGAGTGGCATGA